The Triticum aestivum cultivar Chinese Spring chromosome 7B, IWGSC CS RefSeq v2.1, whole genome shotgun sequence genome window below encodes:
- the LOC123162977 gene encoding protein NRT1/ PTR FAMILY 5.8 translates to MTTEKGSSASLGRPCILIIVVAGVERFAFKGVASNMVNYLTGVVGMSTAAAAQSVSAWVGITSMLPLVSAVLADSYWDRYSTVTASSLLYVAGLAGLASWAMLHKWMPWATLFLPLYLISIGQGAYNPSLQAFGADQLDIGDEDDDGGGGGTAEENGKVKSAFFQWWYFGICCGSLLGNTTMSYVQDTVGWGIGFAIPCTAMALSVAAFLCCTPLYQKISQPRSADRPCSESILRALKSLLASVSAGNIRLSSRHDGQDDGDDKNNASELELQEKPLKLAKLTDPKEANGLGVAKIILRLLPIWTVLLMFAVIFQQPMTFFTKQGTLMDHRVGGGAFVIPPATLQSTITVSIIILMPLYDRVIIPLISVVTRDSKGITVLQRIGVGMVFSVVAMVVAALVESRRRHVPAGQMNIAWLLPQYVLLGVSDVFAVVGMQEFFYSQVPDAMRTIGFGLYLSVFGVGSLVGTVLIAAIEVATAGGAGKGHGWFSDDPRVERLDNYYWFLALLSSVSFVIFTQLCTCYN, encoded by the exons ATGACGACGGAGAAGGGATCGTCGGCGTCGCTGGGACGGCCGTGTATCCTGATCATAG TGGTGGCCGGCGTGGAGCGGTTCGCGTTCAAGGGGGTGGCGTCCAACATGGTGAATTACCTCACTGGCGTCGTGGGGatgagcacggcggcggcggcgcagagcGTCAGCGCATGGGTAGGGATCACCTCCATGCTGCCGCTCGTCAGCGCCGTCCTCGCCGACTCCTACTGGGATCGGTACTCCACCGTCACCGCATCATCCTTGCTCTATGTCGCC GGGCTGGCAGGACTAGCCTCATGGGCAATGCTTCACAAATGGATGCCATGGGCGACGCTCTTCTTGCCACTCTACCTGATCTCGATCGGGCAAGGCGCGTACAACCCTTCGCTGCAAGCCTTCGGCGCCGACCAGCTCGAcatcggagacgaggacgacgacggcggcggcggcggcacagcgGAGGAGAATGGCAAGGTGAAGAGCGCCTTCTTCCAGTGGTGGTACTTCGGCATATGCTGCGGCAGCCTCCTGGGGAACACCACCATGTCCTACGTCCAGGACACCGTCGGCTGGGGCATCGGCTTCGCCATCCCCTGCACCGCCATGGCCCTGTCCGTCGCGGCGTTCCTCTGCTGCACCCCTCTCTACCAGAAGATCAGCCAGCCAAGAAGCGCCGACAGGCCTTGCTCTGAGAGCATCCTCAGAGCTCTCAAGTCACTTCTTGCGAGTGTTTCGGCCGGAAATATCCGTTTGTCGTCGAGACATGATGGTCAAGACGACGGCGACGACAAGAACAATGCTTCCGAGCTAGA GTTGCAGGAGAAGCCCCTGAAACTAGCCAAGCTAACTGACCCGAAAGAGGCCAACGGACTCGGTGTGGCCAAGATCATCCTCAGGCTGCTGCCGATCTGGACGGTGCTGCTCATGTTCGCGGTGATCTTCCAGCAGCCGATGACCTTCTTCACTAAGCAGGGCACGCTGATGGACCACCGGGTGGGCGGCGGCGCCTTCGTGATCCCGCCGGCGACGCTCCAGAGCACGATCACCGtgtccatcatcatcctcatgCCGCTCTACGACAGGGTGATCATCCCCCTGATCAGCGTCGTCACCCGGGACAGCAAGGGGATCACAGTGCTCCAGCGGATCGGCGTGGGCATGGTCTTCTCCGTCGTGGCCATGGTCGTCGCGGCGCTCGTCGAGTCCCGGCGCCGCCATGTGCCGGCTGGCCAGATGAACATAGCCTGGCTGCTCCCGCAGTACGTGCTGCTCGGCGTCTCGGACGTGTTCGCCGTCGTGGGGATGCAGGAGTTCTTCTACTCGCAGGTCCCCGACGCGATGAGGACCATCGGCTTCGGGCTCTACCTCAGCGTCTTCGGCGTCGGGAGCCTCGTCGGCACGGTGCTGATCGCGGCGATCGAGGTGGCCACGGCGGGGGGCGCTGGAAAGGGCCACGGCTGGTTCTCCGACGATCCCCGGGTGGAGCGCCTGGATAACTACTACTGGTTCTTGGCGCTCCTGAGCTCCGTTAGCTTCGTGATCTTCACACAGCTTTGCACGTGCTACAATTAG